The following proteins are encoded in a genomic region of Vibrio spartinae:
- the fliS gene encoding flagellar export chaperone FliS has translation MRGSLQAYKKVSVDSQLSAASPHKVVQMLMAGAIERLIQGKAAMMQGNIPVKGERLGKALDIIISLRSCLSMEDGGDIARNLDQLYEFVITQITQANHLNEPELLDDVIDIIREIKSAWDQIPSEYHHLTSSEVGA, from the coding sequence ATGCGTGGTTCTTTACAGGCTTACAAAAAAGTATCAGTGGACAGCCAGCTCAGTGCTGCCTCACCACATAAAGTCGTACAGATGCTGATGGCCGGCGCGATTGAGCGACTGATACAGGGCAAAGCGGCGATGATGCAAGGCAATATTCCTGTCAAAGGTGAGCGTTTAGGTAAGGCCTTGGACATCATCATCAGTCTACGGAGTTGTTTATCAATGGAAGATGGTGGGGATATTGCCAGAAACCTAGATCAGCTTTACGAATTTGTGATTACCCAAATTACACAGGCAAATCATCTCAATGAACCAGAGCTGCTTGATGATGTAATTGATATCATTCGAGAAATAAAATCGGCTTGGGATCAGATACCTTCAGAGTATCACCATCTCACTTCTTCTGAAGTGGGTGCATAG
- a CDS encoding sigma-54 dependent transcriptional regulator encodes MQGLAKLLVIEDNPAIRQQISIILDFVGEPCEVIESSQFEQIDWSDVWAGCLLGSLQSGHLSAMAQTRLQDLSHIPLLMMDQQPYSLEAFSNYVGELDLPLNYPQLAEALRHCKDFLGRKGISVFTSGRKTTLFRSLVGQSSGIQDVRHLIEQVSGTDANVLILGESGTGKEVVARNVHYHSPRRNGPFVPINCGAIPADLLESELFGHEKGAFTGALTARKGRFELAEGGTLFLDEIGDMPMAMQVKLLRVLQERCFERVGGNATIKVNVRVIAATHRNLESMINKELFREDLYYRLNVFPIEMPALKERKDDIPLLIQELLTRMESEGASPICFTPRAIQSLMEHHWPGNVRELANLVERMIILFPNSLIDVNHLPTKYRYSDIPEFQPEVSRYSSIEEQERDVLADIFSEDFQLSDVEQDLINHVNAPQSLPPEGVNLKELLAELEVNLINQALDAQDGVVARAADMLGMRRTTLVEKMKKYEMNR; translated from the coding sequence ATGCAAGGTTTAGCGAAACTGCTCGTGATTGAGGATAATCCTGCAATTCGTCAGCAAATCAGTATTATTTTGGATTTTGTCGGTGAACCTTGCGAGGTAATCGAATCGTCTCAATTTGAACAGATTGATTGGTCTGACGTATGGGCTGGCTGTCTGCTTGGTTCGTTGCAAAGTGGACATCTGTCTGCGATGGCGCAGACACGTTTACAGGATCTCTCTCATATCCCACTGTTGATGATGGATCAACAGCCTTACTCTTTGGAAGCATTCTCTAATTATGTTGGCGAACTTGATTTGCCTCTCAATTATCCTCAGTTAGCTGAAGCGCTGAGGCATTGTAAGGATTTTCTGGGACGTAAAGGCATTTCTGTATTTACCTCTGGGCGTAAAACAACGCTGTTCAGAAGTTTAGTCGGACAGAGTTCCGGCATTCAAGATGTCCGTCATTTGATTGAGCAAGTTTCAGGAACGGATGCTAATGTGCTGATTCTCGGTGAATCCGGAACTGGGAAAGAAGTTGTTGCACGCAATGTCCATTATCATTCACCGCGACGTAACGGTCCTTTTGTGCCGATTAACTGTGGTGCGATCCCTGCCGATTTATTGGAAAGTGAACTTTTTGGGCATGAAAAAGGTGCATTTACCGGGGCACTCACGGCACGTAAAGGTCGGTTTGAATTGGCAGAAGGCGGAACCTTATTTCTGGATGAAATTGGTGATATGCCAATGGCAATGCAGGTGAAGTTGCTGCGTGTGTTGCAAGAACGCTGTTTTGAACGGGTTGGCGGTAATGCCACGATTAAAGTTAACGTTCGTGTCATTGCAGCAACGCATCGCAATCTGGAATCGATGATCAATAAGGAATTATTCCGCGAAGATCTCTATTATCGATTGAATGTTTTTCCGATTGAAATGCCTGCGTTGAAAGAGCGTAAAGACGACATTCCTTTGTTAATTCAAGAACTGCTGACGCGCATGGAATCCGAAGGGGCTTCACCTATCTGTTTTACGCCGCGAGCGATTCAGTCGCTGATGGAACATCATTGGCCGGGAAATGTTCGGGAATTAGCGAATTTGGTTGAACGGATGATCATTCTTTTTCCAAATAGCTTGATTGATGTCAATCACTTACCAACCAAATATCGCTACAGCGATATTCCGGAATTCCAACCGGAGGTGAGTCGTTACAGTAGTATTGAAGAGCAGGAACGGGATGTACTGGCAGACATTTTTTCTGAAGATTTTCAACTGAGTGATGTAGAGCAGGATTTGATAAACCATGTGAATGCGCCTCAATCCTTGCCCCCTGAAGGTGTTAATCTCAAGGAATTGTTGGCAGAGCTGGAAGTGAATCTGATTAATCAAGCCTTGGATGCTCAAGATGGTGTGGTTGCCCGTGCTGCAGACATGCTAGGGATGCGCAGAACGACGCTGGTTGAAAAGATGAAAAAATATGAGATGAACCGTTAA
- the fliI gene encoding flagellar protein export ATPase FliI: protein MLALEERFAQYKTQGLSSRPIASGRLVRVVGLTLEATGCKAPIGSLCKVETMSGEIEAEVVGFSGAHLYLMPSEQVSGILPGAKVTPIHGDTGVPVGMELLGRVIDGVGMPLDGKGPIYAEHKASFQSAAINPLARKPISEPLDVGLKSVNGLLTVGKGQRIGLFAGSGVGKSVTLGMMTRGTTAQVVVVGLIGERGREVKEFIDEILGIDGRQRAVVVAAPADSSPLMRLKGCQTALTIAEYFRDQGLDVLLLMDSLTRFAQAQREIALSVGEPPATKGYPPSVFAKLPALVERAGNGSDDQGSITAFFTVLTEGDDLQDPIADASRAILDGHIVLSRELADAGHYPAVDVEKSVSRVMPQITTDEHQLMSKAVRQILSVCRKNQDLVSIGAYKPGSDPAIDQAFTLKPKIDMYLQQGMKDTVPYDMCVSMLKNVLQIGSE from the coding sequence GTGTTAGCGTTAGAAGAGCGTTTCGCACAATACAAAACTCAGGGATTGTCCTCCCGACCGATTGCCTCTGGTCGTCTCGTTCGGGTGGTCGGACTGACTCTGGAAGCCACCGGGTGTAAAGCACCGATCGGCAGTTTATGTAAAGTCGAAACGATGAGTGGTGAGATTGAAGCGGAAGTCGTCGGTTTCTCTGGCGCTCATCTTTATCTGATGCCGAGTGAGCAAGTCTCGGGTATTTTGCCCGGGGCGAAAGTAACACCGATTCACGGCGATACCGGTGTCCCCGTCGGTATGGAATTGTTGGGAAGAGTGATTGATGGTGTCGGGATGCCGCTGGATGGCAAAGGCCCGATTTATGCTGAACATAAAGCTTCTTTTCAATCTGCCGCGATCAATCCCCTTGCGCGTAAACCAATCTCTGAGCCGCTGGACGTCGGTCTGAAGTCAGTGAATGGATTATTGACGGTCGGTAAGGGGCAGCGTATCGGGCTTTTTGCCGGTTCTGGTGTGGGTAAGTCCGTGACATTGGGAATGATGACCCGCGGAACGACGGCTCAAGTCGTGGTGGTTGGTCTCATTGGTGAACGTGGGCGAGAAGTTAAAGAATTTATTGATGAAATTTTAGGTATCGATGGCCGTCAACGGGCCGTTGTGGTTGCCGCACCGGCCGATTCATCGCCGCTAATGCGCCTCAAAGGGTGTCAGACCGCGCTGACGATTGCTGAGTATTTTCGTGATCAAGGGTTAGATGTCTTATTATTGATGGATTCGTTGACCCGTTTTGCTCAGGCACAGCGGGAAATTGCGCTTTCAGTCGGTGAACCACCGGCGACGAAAGGATATCCGCCCTCGGTCTTTGCCAAACTGCCAGCGTTGGTTGAGCGAGCTGGGAACGGTAGTGACGATCAGGGGTCGATCACCGCGTTTTTTACCGTGTTGACGGAAGGGGATGATCTTCAGGACCCGATTGCCGATGCGTCACGGGCCATTCTTGATGGCCATATTGTTCTGTCCCGGGAACTGGCGGATGCCGGTCATTATCCAGCGGTTGATGTTGAAAAGTCGGTGAGTCGGGTGATGCCTCAAATCACGACCGATGAACATCAACTGATGTCAAAAGCAGTGCGGCAAATTCTGTCTGTTTGTCGTAAAAATCAGGATCTGGTGTCGATTGGCGCTTATAAACCAGGCTCTGATCCGGCAATTGATCAGGCATTTACTCTCAAACCGAAGATTGATATGTACCTGCAACAAGGCATGAAAGACACCGTGCCGTATGACATGTGTGTCAGTATGTTGAAGAATGTTTTGCAGATAGGTTCTGAATGA
- a CDS encoding sigma-54-dependent transcriptional regulator: MAQSKVLIVEDDEGLREALVDTLALAGYEWVEADCAEEALVKLKSEGVDIVVSDVQMAGMGGLALLRNIKQHWPNLPVLLMTAYANIEDAVAAMKEGAIDYMAKPFAPEVLLNMVSRYAPVKSDDNGDAVVADEKSVKLLALAEKVAKTDANVMILGPSGSGKEVMSRYIHNASLRKDGPFIAINCAAIPDNMLEATLFGYEKGAFTGAIQACPGKFEQAQGGTILLDEISEMDLNLQAKLLRVLQEREVERLGSRKSIQLDVRVLATSNRDLKSYVQEGEFREDLYYRLNVFPISWPALRERQDDIKPLAQHLVERHCKKLGIAMPRIATSAVEKLLSYPWPGNVRELDNVIQRALILSENGNIDEDHILLEGVDWKDAGSLQRLVENDQPRSTSQPVEAPTVKTVAHSEMSTHQSSISDLGGELRDQEYSIILETLVACKGRRKEMAERLGISPRTLRYKLAKMRDAGIDIPG; encoded by the coding sequence ATGGCTCAGAGCAAAGTATTAATTGTTGAAGATGATGAAGGTTTGCGCGAGGCATTGGTGGATACCTTAGCTCTGGCCGGTTATGAATGGGTCGAAGCTGATTGTGCTGAAGAAGCACTGGTAAAGCTAAAATCAGAGGGCGTTGATATCGTGGTCTCTGATGTGCAAATGGCTGGTATGGGTGGTCTGGCATTATTGAGAAATATCAAACAGCATTGGCCGAATCTCCCGGTATTACTGATGACTGCATATGCCAATATTGAAGATGCCGTTGCAGCGATGAAAGAAGGTGCCATTGATTATATGGCGAAACCATTTGCACCTGAAGTGTTGCTGAATATGGTCAGCCGTTATGCCCCGGTCAAATCAGATGACAATGGCGATGCGGTTGTCGCTGATGAGAAAAGTGTGAAATTACTCGCTTTAGCGGAGAAAGTTGCTAAAACTGACGCAAATGTCATGATTCTCGGGCCGAGTGGCTCCGGAAAGGAGGTGATGTCTCGCTACATTCACAATGCCTCATTGCGAAAAGATGGTCCTTTTATCGCGATCAATTGTGCTGCGATTCCGGACAATATGCTGGAAGCGACCCTGTTTGGTTATGAGAAAGGGGCCTTCACCGGCGCAATCCAAGCTTGTCCCGGAAAATTTGAACAAGCACAAGGTGGGACCATTCTCCTCGATGAAATCAGTGAAATGGACTTGAACCTTCAGGCCAAGCTATTACGGGTGCTACAGGAAAGAGAAGTAGAGCGTCTGGGAAGCCGTAAAAGTATTCAATTGGATGTCAGAGTGCTTGCGACCAGTAACCGCGATTTAAAAAGCTATGTTCAGGAAGGTGAATTTCGCGAAGATTTATACTATCGCCTGAATGTTTTCCCCATTTCATGGCCAGCGCTGCGAGAGCGTCAGGATGACATCAAACCTTTGGCGCAGCATTTGGTTGAACGTCACTGTAAAAAGCTTGGTATCGCAATGCCCCGGATCGCAACATCAGCCGTTGAAAAACTACTGTCTTATCCGTGGCCCGGTAACGTGCGTGAACTGGATAATGTCATTCAGAGAGCTTTGATTTTGAGTGAGAATGGCAATATCGACGAAGATCATATCCTCTTGGAAGGCGTCGATTGGAAGGATGCCGGCAGTTTACAAAGATTGGTTGAAAATGATCAGCCGCGCTCGACATCACAACCAGTTGAAGCACCGACTGTCAAAACTGTGGCTCACAGTGAGATGAGCACCCATCAGTCAAGTATTTCTGATTTGGGAGGTGAGCTTCGCGATCAGGAATATTCCATTATTCTGGAAACTCTGGTTGCTTGTAAAGGACGGCGGAAAGAGATGGCTGAGCGTCTGGGGATTAGTCCGAGAACCTTGCGCTATAAGCTGGCGAAGATGAGAGATGCAGGGATTGATATTCCGGGGTAA
- the fliF gene encoding flagellar basal-body MS-ring/collar protein FliF: MAEDNQSTDLTLSDGGALSADTDLPVDHQDPDLDEKSSSRFDFAVGDLDLIRQVVLVLSISICVALIMMLFFWVKEPEMRPLGAYDTEELIPILDYLDQSKKDYKLDGNTILVPVTEYSGLKLDLARAGLNQEKQAGDDILLQDMGFGVSQRLEIERLKLSRERQLAKAIEAMNQVRKARVLLAMPKSSVFVRQNQEASASVFLTLRTGANLKQEEIDSIVDMVASAVPGMKTTRITVTDQHGRLLNSGSADPLSTARRKEQELERKQEQALKDKIDSVLIPILGLGQYTAQVDVEMDFSAIEQTSRQFDPKKPSTRSEYTLEDYNNANVVAGVPGALSNQPPADSSIPEDVAQMKDGSTVGQGSVHKEATRNYELNTTVSHERKQTGVINRQTVSVAIKDREVVNPDTGEVTYKPLSDSQLNAVRQVLIGAIGYSKQRGDLLNVLSMQFAKPEMEPLTDVPIWENPNFGEWIRWLASALVIIVVILVLVRPAMKKLINPASNDDDQLYGPDGVPIGADGETSLIGEDIEAGDLFEFGSTIDLPNLHKDEDVLKAVRALVANEPELAAQVVKNWMVNDG; encoded by the coding sequence GTGGCCGAAGATAACCAATCGACAGACCTGACTTTAAGCGACGGTGGGGCGCTTTCCGCAGATACGGATTTGCCCGTCGATCATCAAGATCCTGATTTGGATGAGAAAAGTTCATCACGTTTCGATTTTGCCGTCGGTGATTTGGACCTGATTCGTCAGGTTGTTCTCGTCCTTTCTATCTCTATTTGTGTCGCTTTGATCATGATGCTGTTTTTCTGGGTGAAAGAGCCGGAAATGCGTCCACTGGGAGCCTATGATACCGAGGAGTTAATCCCGATTCTGGACTATCTCGATCAGAGCAAGAAAGACTACAAACTCGATGGCAATACGATTTTGGTTCCGGTCACTGAATACAGCGGACTCAAATTGGATTTAGCCCGGGCTGGTCTGAATCAGGAGAAACAGGCCGGCGATGATATTCTGCTTCAGGATATGGGGTTCGGCGTCTCACAGCGTCTTGAAATCGAGAGGTTAAAACTGAGCCGCGAGCGCCAGTTAGCCAAAGCAATTGAAGCCATGAATCAGGTGCGAAAAGCACGTGTATTGCTGGCGATGCCTAAATCGAGTGTGTTTGTCCGTCAAAATCAAGAAGCTTCAGCATCGGTTTTTTTGACGCTGAGAACCGGTGCAAATCTGAAACAGGAAGAAATCGATTCGATTGTTGATATGGTTGCCAGTGCCGTACCTGGCATGAAAACCACCCGCATTACTGTCACCGATCAACATGGACGTCTGCTTAACTCTGGGTCGGCCGACCCCTTATCAACCGCACGTCGGAAAGAGCAAGAATTAGAGCGTAAGCAAGAGCAGGCACTCAAAGATAAAATTGATTCAGTGCTGATCCCGATTCTCGGGTTGGGGCAATATACTGCGCAGGTGGATGTTGAAATGGACTTCAGTGCCATTGAACAAACTAGTCGTCAATTTGACCCGAAAAAGCCATCAACCCGTAGTGAATACACGCTTGAAGATTATAACAACGCAAATGTTGTCGCGGGTGTTCCCGGCGCGTTGAGTAATCAACCCCCGGCAGATTCTTCTATCCCGGAAGATGTTGCACAAATGAAAGATGGATCGACCGTCGGTCAAGGGTCGGTCCATAAAGAAGCAACGCGCAATTACGAATTGAACACGACAGTGAGTCATGAGCGGAAGCAAACCGGTGTGATTAATCGTCAGACGGTTTCCGTTGCCATTAAAGACCGTGAGGTTGTGAATCCGGATACGGGTGAGGTCACCTATAAACCTTTGTCTGACAGTCAGCTGAATGCTGTGCGTCAGGTACTGATCGGTGCGATTGGCTATAGTAAACAAAGAGGCGATTTATTAAATGTCTTAAGTATGCAATTTGCCAAGCCTGAAATGGAACCGCTCACCGATGTACCGATATGGGAAAACCCGAACTTTGGCGAATGGATCCGCTGGCTGGCAAGTGCATTGGTTATCATTGTCGTGATTCTGGTATTGGTTCGTCCGGCAATGAAAAAACTTATCAACCCAGCAAGTAACGATGACGACCAGCTTTATGGCCCCGATGGCGTACCGATTGGTGCCGATGGTGAAACCAGCCTGATTGGTGAAGACATTGAAGCGGGTGATTTGTTCGAGTTCGGTTCGACGATTGACTTACCGAATTTACATAAAGATGAAGACGTACTGAAAGCGGTACGGGCCTTGGTTGCCAATGAGCCGGAACTCGCTGCTCAGGTTGTGAAAAATTGGATGGTGAACGATGGCTGA
- a CDS encoding sensor histidine kinase, with protein MQESQSQQLSHLDSIEDQVERYKQVLDVMPAGVILLDTQGIVREANPEAVRLLEIPLVGERWYAVIQSAFAPKEDDGHEISLRNGRKVRLAISASSTGQLILITDLTETRLLQARVSDLQRLSSLGRMVASLAHQVRTPLSSAMLYASNLAAPQLSAATRERFQTKLMDRLHDLDKQVNDMLLFAKGGDNKVVKSFTLDALVQEFYPMVETAIQSHQIDYGQEIEHPDTALLGNPNAIASALSNLVMNAIQNSGKGAQIDVFFRPVQNMLKISVQDNGPGIAAEMQNKIMEPFFTTRSQGTGLGLAVVQMVCRAHDGHLDLISEEGDGACFTMCLPLERTVSHKNSEAGE; from the coding sequence ATGCAAGAATCTCAGTCACAACAGCTTTCTCATCTCGATTCGATAGAAGATCAGGTTGAACGATACAAACAGGTACTGGATGTCATGCCTGCCGGCGTTATTTTGTTGGATACGCAGGGCATTGTCCGTGAGGCAAATCCTGAAGCGGTTCGGCTGCTGGAAATTCCATTAGTCGGTGAACGCTGGTACGCTGTGATTCAGTCTGCTTTTGCACCGAAAGAAGATGATGGACACGAAATTTCGCTACGCAATGGCAGAAAAGTGCGGCTCGCGATCTCAGCATCGTCAACTGGTCAACTGATCCTCATTACCGATTTAACCGAAACCCGTTTGCTTCAGGCGCGAGTGAGTGATTTACAACGGCTCTCTTCACTGGGCCGAATGGTGGCGTCATTGGCACATCAGGTTCGCACCCCTTTATCGAGTGCGATGCTGTATGCGTCTAACCTTGCTGCGCCTCAGTTATCGGCTGCAACACGTGAACGTTTTCAAACGAAATTGATGGATCGGTTGCATGATTTGGATAAACAAGTCAATGACATGCTGCTGTTTGCCAAGGGAGGCGATAATAAAGTCGTCAAATCCTTTACACTTGATGCGTTAGTTCAGGAATTTTATCCAATGGTCGAAACGGCGATACAAAGTCATCAGATCGACTACGGGCAAGAAATCGAACATCCGGATACGGCTTTGCTGGGAAATCCCAATGCAATCGCTTCAGCGTTGAGTAATTTGGTGATGAATGCGATTCAGAATAGCGGGAAAGGTGCTCAGATTGATGTGTTCTTCCGACCTGTCCAAAATATGTTGAAGATTTCTGTACAGGATAACGGGCCGGGAATTGCTGCTGAGATGCAAAATAAAATTATGGAGCCTTTTTTTACCACGCGTTCGCAGGGAACGGGGTTAGGGCTTGCGGTTGTTCAGATGGTTTGTCGTGCACACGATGGGCATCTAGACTTGATTTCTGAAGAAGGGGACGGTGCATGTTTCACGATGTGTCTTCCTCTGGAGCGGACGGTTTCTCATAAGAATTCAGAGGCAGGAGAGTAA
- the fliH gene encoding flagellar assembly protein FliH: MSDRKRGFLRPGMDTDVERAKVWGLPDYTADIHGQAKDTALKYDPGWIPEAERLVEEEPLELTDDEIELIRQGAYQEGLHQGQEAGFRQGYDKGKEEGYQAGHQEGQETGQSEGLTAGQEIIDAHVASFVHLANQFAQPLALMNAQVERQLVDMVLALVREVVRVEVQMNPQVILDTVKSSVESLPVTGHDITLKLNSEDVEIIRQSYGEEDLDFRHWTLVSEPSLNRGDVEIEAGESSVSYRIEERIRTTLKSFCEANRHGGDAC; encoded by the coding sequence ATGTCAGACAGAAAACGCGGATTCTTACGTCCGGGAATGGATACTGATGTTGAGCGTGCCAAAGTGTGGGGGCTACCTGATTACACTGCGGATATACATGGTCAAGCAAAAGACACGGCACTGAAATACGATCCGGGATGGATACCGGAAGCGGAACGTTTGGTAGAAGAGGAACCGCTGGAATTGACGGACGATGAAATCGAACTGATTCGTCAAGGTGCTTATCAAGAAGGACTGCATCAGGGCCAGGAAGCCGGTTTCAGACAAGGTTACGATAAAGGTAAAGAAGAAGGTTATCAGGCAGGGCATCAGGAAGGCCAAGAAACCGGACAAAGTGAAGGCCTGACGGCTGGTCAGGAAATCATCGATGCACATGTCGCCAGTTTTGTTCATTTAGCGAATCAATTCGCCCAGCCCCTCGCACTGATGAATGCACAGGTCGAACGTCAACTGGTCGATATGGTGCTTGCTTTGGTCAGAGAAGTGGTTCGGGTTGAAGTGCAGATGAACCCTCAGGTGATTCTGGATACGGTGAAATCTTCAGTTGAGTCACTGCCGGTTACCGGCCATGACATTACACTGAAACTTAATTCGGAAGATGTTGAGATCATTCGTCAGTCCTACGGAGAAGAAGACCTTGATTTCCGGCACTGGACTTTAGTGAGTGAGCCATCTCTCAATCGCGGTGATGTTGAAATTGAGGCCGGGGAATCGAGTGTCAGCTACCGGATTGAAGAGCGAATCCGAACCACACTGAAAAGTTTCTGTGAAGCAAACCGACATGGTGGTGATGCGTGTTAG
- the fliE gene encoding flagellar hook-basal body complex protein FliE has protein sequence MRLDGLQTEMQSMIQEASGKPTTPTGQSVSADFGELLNTAINNVNGLQQASSNLQTSFDRGDDGVSLSDVMIARNKASVAFDATVQVRNKLIDAYKELMNMPV, from the coding sequence ATGAGACTAGATGGATTACAGACTGAAATGCAGTCAATGATACAGGAAGCCAGCGGTAAACCAACGACACCAACCGGACAGTCAGTGAGTGCTGACTTTGGTGAGCTGCTTAATACAGCGATTAACAACGTGAATGGATTACAACAGGCATCCAGTAATCTGCAAACGAGCTTTGATCGGGGTGATGACGGTGTGTCTTTGTCCGATGTCATGATCGCAAGAAATAAAGCAAGTGTTGCATTTGATGCAACCGTACAAGTTCGAAATAAGCTCATTGATGCTTATAAAGAACTGATGAACATGCCGGTTTAA
- a CDS encoding flagellar protein FliT produces the protein MDNHLSQLSDLDHEISEHLQEEEINTEVIHRLVDKRDQILQVLVQEASENQQFSRSEPWQCAIERTQRLVEEMQLKTSGIGHSLKKYRYGNKSVQQYKKFL, from the coding sequence ATGGATAATCATCTGAGTCAATTAAGTGATCTTGATCACGAAATTAGTGAACATCTTCAGGAAGAAGAAATAAATACTGAAGTAATTCACCGATTAGTCGATAAAAGGGATCAGATATTGCAGGTATTGGTTCAGGAAGCGTCAGAAAATCAACAGTTCTCACGTTCAGAGCCGTGGCAGTGTGCAATCGAACGCACCCAACGACTGGTTGAAGAGATGCAACTGAAAACATCAGGTATCGGTCATTCACTGAAAAAGTACCGGTATGGGAATAAATCTGTTCAGCAGTACAAGAAGTTTTTATGA
- the fliG gene encoding flagellar motor switch protein FliG: protein MADEKENGGDLVPQDVDIGSISGDEKAAILLLSLNEDDAAGIIRHLEPKQVQRVGSAMARSNELSQGKVSAVHRAFLEDIQKYTNIGMGSEDFMRNALVAALGEDKANNLVDQILLGTGSKGLDSLKWMDPRQVASIIVNEHPQIQTIVLSYLDPDQSAEILAQFAERDRLDLMLRIANLEEVQPSALAELNEIMEKQFAGQAGAQAAKIGGLKAAADIMNYLDNNVEGVLMEQMRDQDEDLATQIQDLMFVFENLAEVDDQGIQKLLRDVPQDILQKALKGADDTLKEKIFKNMSKRAAEMLRDDLEAMPPIKVSDVEAAQKEILAIARRMADNGEIMLSGGADEFL, encoded by the coding sequence ATGGCTGATGAGAAAGAAAATGGCGGTGATCTGGTCCCTCAAGACGTTGATATCGGATCAATTAGTGGCGATGAAAAAGCTGCAATCCTCTTGTTGAGTCTGAATGAGGACGATGCTGCCGGTATTATTCGTCACCTAGAACCGAAACAGGTCCAGCGAGTTGGTAGTGCGATGGCTCGTTCTAATGAGCTCAGTCAGGGTAAGGTGAGTGCTGTCCACCGGGCATTTCTGGAAGATATTCAGAAGTACACCAATATCGGAATGGGCAGCGAAGACTTTATGCGTAATGCCTTGGTTGCGGCTTTAGGCGAAGATAAAGCTAATAACCTAGTGGATCAAATCCTGCTGGGAACCGGTTCAAAAGGTTTGGACTCTTTGAAATGGATGGACCCACGTCAGGTCGCCAGCATTATAGTCAATGAGCATCCTCAGATTCAGACAATTGTTTTGTCTTATCTCGATCCAGACCAATCGGCTGAAATTTTGGCACAATTTGCTGAACGGGATCGACTGGACTTGATGCTGCGGATTGCTAATCTGGAGGAAGTACAGCCATCGGCATTGGCAGAATTGAATGAAATTATGGAGAAACAGTTTGCCGGCCAAGCGGGCGCACAAGCTGCGAAAATTGGTGGTCTGAAAGCCGCTGCCGATATTATGAACTATCTCGATAATAACGTTGAAGGCGTCCTGATGGAGCAAATGCGTGATCAGGATGAAGATCTGGCTACGCAGATTCAGGATCTGATGTTTGTCTTTGAAAACCTCGCTGAAGTTGATGATCAGGGAATCCAGAAACTGTTGCGGGATGTGCCACAGGATATCTTGCAGAAAGCACTGAAAGGTGCGGATGACACCCTGAAAGAGAAAATCTTCAAAAATATGTCTAAACGTGCAGCCGAAATGCTCAGAGACGATCTTGAAGCGATGCCGCCAATTAAAGTCTCGGATGTGGAAGCTGCACAGAAAGAAATTTTGGCGATTGCCCGCAGAATGGCTGACAACGGTGAAATCATGTTGTCAGGTGGTGCTGATGAATTCCTCTGA